The Pomacea canaliculata isolate SZHN2017 linkage group LG14, ASM307304v1, whole genome shotgun sequence genomic sequence ATAACATGCCATTTCAAGAGTGATATATAGtctctcttatttttttatgtacatatattcaGTTGTGAAAAAATAACATGTAACATGCAGCTTCAAGAGTGATGTATATCATTCTACAATTAAATCTCATTCTGTGGTTACTGTTATGGAGTAGGAAGCACACAGATCATACAATACtgtttttgcttctgttttttcaaCAGGGTATGCCAGAATCATGGGCAAAACTGCTGCAGTCTGCCAACATCTCCAAGTCAGAACAAAAGCAGAACCCTCAGGCTGTGTTGGATGTGCTGAATTATTATGATACAATCTTCCAAGGAGCGACGCGAGTCCAAGTACATGCTGAATCTCAAGCCATCAAGTGTGTACCCTATCTTCCCTCCTCTTAGACTTACTGTAAGTTTTCTGTGgtttcttgaattttattttatcagttctTGTGTAAAGATGTTGTATAATTAAAGTCCATTTTTTGTCCTATAATGTTTATTTCCTGACACTATGTAAATAGAGTGATTCTAAAAACATCAACATGAATTGAGTCGCAGAACACCTTGCTTCATGAATTCTAgtctgaaattttcatttaaatatgtGTGGATGTGCTGCTTTCTTGCAGGTGGCAATTCCTCCAAATCTAATATCTCTGATAAAGTGTCACCAACAGTCATTCTTAACCAGGTAATGCATGTGAATGAGCTTTTACAGAGCTAATTGAATAGTAGAGTTTAGTCAGAAAATAGATTTGCAAGGTTTTTCATTTTGATCTTCCATTGATAGGCATTGTTTAAATGTCATCTTTATgccttttgttttgaaaaaaatttgagtGTCTGGCTGCAAAAGATTTTCACCTAAATACCATTCCttgtctaataataatattgtcttATTAGATGGGCAGTGACTGTAATCAGAAGTGCTTTGTTATCAACTAGAACAACCAAGAGCAGAAGGCAGTAGCAGCATCAGGAgaagaggaggatgaagaagagCCGCCACCTCCACCAATAGCAGCCAGGCCCGATAAAACAAAGTCCATCGTGAGTAGGGAATATAGCAAGCTAGAGACTATACAACCAGACAAGGCAGTGATGAGACAAGATCACTATCAGCTTTGACATTTTGTAGCTTTTCAGGAAGCAGGCTGCAGAAGAGTTGTGTTATATCTTTGGTAGTTGTAGTAACAAGCACTTCAGTAGACCTTACCTTCTAGCTCTAGACATcaacttctgtttttgttttcctttgtctgTATGTACACATCAGGACCTAAGATTAGTTTGAAAACCAGTTTTTTCACAAAAGGaaattaagaaaagtagtgTTGTGGGTGTCATTGATtgataaaatgattttctgCTGCCTGATGTCACCTGTTGATCAGATTACCAAGCCTGTGATCTGTGATGTAGCAGGGTAGAGAAATGAAGCCTATTTGTCACTATACTGTTGAGACAGTATACCAAGCCTATTGACCAGGAAGACAAGAGTGGAGAAGGCGGCCCAGACAATAAGACTGAAAAGCCAAAGAAGAGAAGATGACAGATGAAGAAATCATGGAAAAACTGCGCACTATTGTGTCTATAGGTGatccaaacagaaaaatacaccaAGATGGAGAAAATTGGACAGGGGTTAGTCACAATGTGGctgttccttctttcttttcataattttgttcCTTCATTCTGACTGTTCAGTCAACTGAAACATCCAGAGCAGTGCTGCATTTATTTGTTGGCTGTTGACCGATAGAGCTTGCAAGATGTCGATCATTTATTTGTTCGCTTTGACCATTAGAGTTTGCAAGctgtcaaataatttttgtgatGTCAGCAAAATGCATGTCCCAATAAACTATGGTTGATCAAATTTTATTGAGAAGAGGCAAAAGATGCAAGGCTTAGTCCTTTTCTTATCCCGTTTTGTGCTGTTAACAGAGCATCAGGAACAGTCTTCATCGCTATTGAGGTTGCGACTGGCCGAGAGGTGGCCATCAAGACCATGAACCTGTCTCAGCAACCCAAAAAGGAGCTTATCATCAATGAGATCCTGGTCATAGCGGGAAAACCAGAACCAATATTGTAAATTACCTTGACAGTTACCTTGTGGCGAGGAATTGTGTGAGCTATTGATAATGTTTCACAAGGTCTGCCTGTGAGCTGTTGATAAGGTTTCACAAGGTCTGCCTGTGAGAAACTTGCAGTAAATGTTTATGTACAATTAGTGTATGCATGATAACCATTGCCCATGCGTGCTGTAACAGATATGTGCATTCATATAGGCTGTACCAAACAAGCACATTCATGCTGGCTGTAACTGGTAATTTAGTATCCTATGCCTTTATTCTGTCTCTTGTGTACAAGTAATTTAGCATCCTATGCCTTCCTGTATTCAAGTCACACCTGACAATTTTACTTATTTAGCAGGTTTTGCTTTAGCTTTTCAGCTAGTATCATATGCCTGTATTGTGTCTCTTGTGTACAGGTAATTGAGTGTTatatgtctttatttattctttgtctaTATTGTCTCTTTTGTACATGTAATTTAATATCCTATCCCTGTGTTGTCTCTTGTGCATAATTTAATGTCTTATGCTTGAATTGTCTTGTGCAAGGTAATATCCTATGCCTGTATTATGTCTCTTGTGTACAGATAATTTAGTATCCTTTGCCTATATTGTGTCTCATGTACAGGTAATTAGATCTAAAGTAATTATTACTGACAGGTAGTGATGGAGTTTTTAGCTGGTGGCTCCCTGACAGATGTGGTGACAGAGACTTGTATGGATGAAGGACAAATAGCAGCCGTGTGCAGAGAGGTATAGGAACactgaaatgttttttctgGTTTTGGCTTGTCTTCCTCGCTGCATGTCTTAAGAGAGCCGAAGACAATCAGTTGTCCATTTTGCCATTTTATGCCACCTTACTATGGTATTTGTGGgtggagaagaaaaggaaataacatTGTGTATACACAATATACTTAATGAAATCTTAATGTTATATGCAATTTCTGTAACTCTTTAAAGTAAAAGGGATTCATGGGCAAgtacagtttaaaatttcttagGGTTAACTCTTACACTTAAGTAGTAAAATGGTTTACTTGCACGTACAATTAACTCGAATCCTCAGGGTTAACTTTTTATGCTTTTCTCATGTTGACAAGACCAGTGTTTGTGCAGTTTTTGACAAACTGTTccgttacttttttaaaaatatataatttgaaaTCTATTGCCACTGGATATCATTTGGTAAACATGTATACAGCAGAGAAATGTAGTGATGTTTAGTGAACGGTGTATTTCTAAATATGACCTTACATGTTCTTATTGTGTGACTGTGTTGTGTACTCAAGTGTTTGCAGGCCCTGGAGTTCTTGCATGAAAACCAAGTTATTCACAGAGACATTAAGAGTGACAATATCCTGCTGGGCATGGATGGCAGTGTTAAACTAAGTGAGTCAAGAAAACAGTAAGGCCAGAATGCACGTCTAAGACATATCTATTGGAATTTCATTTACCTCCTTCCTGCCCATCTCctcttcaattttattttcatgcctATCTTTCTATTGTTTATTCCATTGCCTTTCAAATGAATGGCATTCAGTAGTACAGAAAAACTGTGTTTTGAACTAGAAGGCTTCTAAAGTTCCTGTACCTCTGTAAACATGTCTATTTCTGGTTGTTACAGCTGACTTCGGGTTCTGTGCCCAGCTGTCTCCAGAGCAGTCCAAGCGATCCACAATGGTAGGCACACCTTACTGGATGGCACCTGAAGTAGTAACCAGGTGAGTGCAAGTTGCACATACCTTTCGCCTTACCTCCTTACAGGTGCATTACTTTTATTCTAGACAAGCCAAATTAATAAGGGTAGTATTCAAACACtgggttagttttttttttttaataatgacaaatttatagcttattctttaaaaatatgtttgtagtGATAAATTTTCtatcattaaacatttttaaaatgcaaacatgaCAAAGCTGATTTGTTTGTAAACTATAGAAAATTGATTTGACTTTTGAAATGCAGTTCTTCCCATGAATGTCTGATCGTTATTCATCATACTCTAAGGGTGAGGAAAAGTCCATGTCTGGTTACAGCAGAAATAGGTTTAGAATGATGATGTGCCCTTTGTTCTTGGAactgtgtgtacagtgtatgCTGTGACACTGAGACATTTATCATATGATTACAGAAAGCAGTATGGCCCGACTGTTGACATCTGGAGCTTGGGTGTGATGTGTATTGAAATGATTGAAGGCGAGCCACCATATCTAAACGAAAATCCTCTAAGGGTGAGCTAAATGGTCACCTCTTTTGCATTGCATTCTAATATGGCTTCCAGCAACAATTATCTCTTGTCCTAAACCATATATTTGTagagaaacaaatattatattCTGATAGTCACAAACTTTCTAGCTTTCAGACAGTACTTGACTCATGAAATGGACATTACTGTTGGAAGAGAAGAAATTACACTGTTCCATGTGCACATATTCTTTCTGGCTCTTTTTTTTAGCGAGTGCCATGCACTTGCAATTTTTCTCAGAGCTTAGTATCATAGTGCAGAAAATTATATaaagaattgtttaaaaatatagtttatctCTGAGAAAACTATGAGCAGATATAGAATACTAATGGGATGTGTCACATAAAACTTGATGTAATGGTTGAGGACATGCCTATATATCCATTATGACAGTACTTTGACACCTTTCAGCATGTATCTGCAAAGTGCTGCACTGCTTTTTTACAGGCCCTGTACCTAATTGCAACTAATGGGAAACCGGAGATCAAAGAGAAGCACAAATTATCACCTGTCTTCCAGGACTTTCTGGATAAGTGCCTTGAGGTGGATGTGGAGAAACGAGCAAGTGCATCAGAACTTCTCAAGGTGGACAGTCGCTGCTCATTTATATTTGGTCGTCTCGTTGATAATTAGTCATCTTGTTTTGTGCCACAGGAAAGTCAGGGTATAGGGGACATAGCTTGTGTGTAGGTAACTGTACACAACATCAAAGTTTGCTGTTTGCTTGAGAGGGAGAGCAGAAGGAAATGAAGACTAATAGCCTATACAGATCAATATCTATGAggtgatcattaaaaaaatctagataggggatgggttttttttcgcAAACCTAGTGAGCTTAAAGCAGTTAACTAAAGAAATATTCTTTGATATATATTACAGCAATACCTCACAAAGTCTTTACCTAACAACAGTGAAAATAACCTATTTTAGGtgcatgtttctgttttataatGGTGTCAgagctttttttaattctttgcagCATCCATTCTTGAGACTAGCAAAGCCCCTCGCCAGTCTTGTGCCACTCATCCTTGCTGCAAAAGAAGCACAGAAAGGTCACTGAGTGCAGCCCAGGTTCTAACCAGGTACAGAAAGGTCACTTGCTGCAACCTTTTAAGACTGACAATATGATGGAGACTAATGGAGGGTCTGGAAGGTTGAGACCATATACTTggagaagcagagagagaatCTGTTCAGAGACCAGATGTGATGTGAGCAGAAACAGATGTGATGTCATGCATGCATTTTGTCCTTCATTCTTCTTCATCTACTTACCTCTTCAGTTACTTTCTGGCCCACCATTACTGCTTGGTGGCATTTCAGTTTGGTTGTGACTGGATTCTGGAATACTGATCTGCAGAGGATATCACCAGGTAATGAGAAGTCTTAGAACTTGCATCACTGTCCTCCAGGGTATCACCAAGTGATGTGGAGTTGTAGAACTTGCATTGCCTTTTCTCGTGTTATTGTCACGGAATGTGGAGTTATACAACTTGCATCGGCATTGCCTAGGAAGAAGGACAAAGAGTTTTTAGTCTCAAGCCTGTGTGATGATGATATACTGAGGAGTGAAGTCGGATCAAGgtgctgttttgtttgcttcCCCCTGCTCTTCCAGTTACAGCTGCCCAGAGATGCTGTGCATTTTGcaggacatttttttattctgtctgaAACATCAGCGATCTGCTTTTGTCCTGAAATAATGGATACCTGTACctttttgtttcatcttcaaCCCACTGTGTCCAAGCAAAGTTAAGAAAGTAAGATTGACTAGGTATGCAAAATAGGACTTTTTATGGTGGTAATATGACTTTTTTCCCTAATGTACACGAGCAAAGCTTGTTAAATTCATGTTAAATGAATATGGAAATAGTTGTTATTGTCTGATTTATGACAATATTATGAACATATTAAGACCCTATTCTACCACGTTTCACGGGGAATTTTTGTGGTCTCATCTAAAGAAGACAGGCACAACAAGCTTAGGCTAATGTGAGTGAATGACATCTTGCAGGACTGTGTGAATGACTGTGACATCTTGCAGGActatgtgagtgagtgacatcTTGCAGGACTGTACTATCCACAAGCTCCAGGAGGTTTGATTGAAGGGGGTGGGAAACATCCTTGGCAGCTTTGTGGAATCCCTAAGCAAGATATGATTTAACTGCTCAGATGTAGAATACAGACATGtaatttgcttaattttgtATGTTAAGAAGGTCTAGACAA encodes the following:
- the LOC112554790 gene encoding LOW QUALITY PROTEIN: serine/threonine-protein kinase PAK 2-like (The sequence of the model RefSeq protein was modified relative to this genomic sequence to represent the inferred CDS: inserted 2 bases in 2 codons; deleted 2 bases in 2 codons) gives rise to the protein MSQLLEEGEKPPAPPVRHESTRETSLSQEYKPLPREPDERKKSKTPKGGKQVKVPNDKPVISPPSNFEHTVHVGFDPHTGEFTGMPESWAKLLQSANISKSEQKQNPQAVLDVLNYYDTSSKERRESKYMLNLKPSSGNSSKSNISDKVSPTVILNQNNQEQKAVAASGEEEDEEEPPPPPIAARPDKTKSIYTKPIDQEDKSGEGGPDNKTEKPKKXKMTDEEIMEKLRTIVSIGDPNRKYTKMEKIGQGASGTVFIAIEVATGREVAIKTMNLSQQPKKELIINEILVIAXKTRTNIVNYLDSYLVARNCVVMEFLAGGSLTDVVTETCMDEGQIAAVCRECLQALEFLHENQVIHRDIKSDNILLGMDGSVKLTDFGFCAQLSPEQSKRSTMVGTPYWMAPEVVTRKQYGPTVDIWSLGVMCIEMIEGEPPYLNENPLRALYLIATNGKPEIKEKHKLSPVFQDFLDKCLEVDVEKRASASELLKHPFLRLAKPLASLVPLILAAKEAQKGH